In a single window of the Schistocerca americana isolate TAMUIC-IGC-003095 chromosome X, iqSchAmer2.1, whole genome shotgun sequence genome:
- the LOC124556024 gene encoding uncharacterized protein LOC124556024: MSEPAVDKSKRNSGLTEVNSRLYIKLLLLQLKLEQSANMTHSLYQPEETNWLFTYSAVDLNEIDSSTCKSGFVITVINTAPKPKREVLSEEEQGKRLKEDIAKYENFMKNSEMLQRNNDSKRFLKDHP; encoded by the exons ATGTCTGAGCCCGCGGTTGACAAATCTAAGAGAAACTCTGGATTGACAGAAGTCAATTCTCGACTTTATATAAAACTGTTACTGCTTCAGCTTAAGCTAGAACAGAGTGCCAATATGACACATAGTCTCTAT CAGCCGGAGGAAACTAACTGGTTATTTACGTATTCTGCAGTCGATCTAAATGAAATAGATAGTTCCACGT GTAAATCTGGATTCGTCATAACAGTAATAAACACAGCTCCAAAACCAAAACGAGAAGTTTTGTCTGAAGAGGAACAAGGAAAACGTTTGAAAGAAGATATAGCGAAATATGAAAACTTCATGAAGAATTCTGAAATGCTGCAACGGAATAATGACAGCAAGCGTTTCCTGAAGGACCATCCTTAA